The Nitrospira sp. KM1 genome includes a window with the following:
- a CDS encoding 3-deoxy-7-phosphoheptulonate synthase: protein MNRPLDNQHVIEIKALPSPRSIKTKLPITDQAAALVVETREAIRRILHGQDRERLLVIVGPCSIHDPDAAFEYAARLKPLADSLRDRLLIVMRTYFEKPRTTVGWKGLINDPHLDGTCDIATGMELARTLLLKLNQSGMPCATELLDPIAPQYIADLISWTAIGARTTESQTHREMASGVSMPVGFKNGTEGSLQVAINAMTAARTPHHFVGINADGQTSIIKTTGNPDRHIVLRGGGGKTNYDADHVARAEAAVAGEQIARPIMIDCSHDNSSKDHRRQGPVAREVLRQFKEGRQSIMGLMLESNLNAGKQTWRQGTALAHGVSITDACLGWEETELLLNELADSLVAKPA, encoded by the coding sequence ATGAACCGCCCGCTCGACAATCAACACGTCATAGAAATCAAGGCGCTGCCGTCGCCGCGGTCGATCAAGACCAAACTGCCGATTACAGACCAAGCAGCGGCACTGGTCGTGGAGACCCGGGAAGCCATTCGCCGGATCCTCCATGGACAGGACCGCGAACGCTTGCTCGTCATCGTCGGCCCCTGCTCGATCCATGATCCCGACGCGGCCTTCGAATATGCGGCCAGACTCAAGCCGCTTGCCGATAGCCTGCGCGACAGACTCCTGATCGTCATGCGCACATACTTCGAGAAACCGAGGACGACCGTGGGCTGGAAGGGGTTGATCAATGACCCTCATCTGGATGGAACGTGCGATATCGCCACGGGAATGGAGTTGGCGCGTACCCTCCTGTTGAAACTGAACCAGTCCGGCATGCCGTGCGCGACCGAACTTCTCGATCCCATCGCCCCTCAATACATTGCCGATCTCATCAGCTGGACCGCCATCGGAGCGAGGACGACGGAAAGCCAGACCCATCGTGAAATGGCGAGCGGCGTGTCGATGCCGGTCGGTTTCAAGAATGGAACGGAAGGCAGTCTCCAGGTGGCGATCAATGCCATGACTGCTGCGCGCACACCGCACCATTTCGTCGGCATCAATGCGGACGGTCAGACCTCCATCATCAAGACCACGGGCAACCCGGACCGCCACATCGTCCTAAGAGGCGGCGGAGGAAAAACCAACTACGACGCCGACCACGTTGCGCGGGCGGAAGCTGCGGTGGCCGGCGAGCAGATCGCCCGGCCCATCATGATCGACTGTTCACATGACAATTCGAGCAAAGATCACCGGCGGCAGGGCCCGGTGGCCCGCGAAGTGCTTCGCCAGTTCAAGGAAGGACGGCAGTCGATCATGGGCTTGATGTTGGAAAGCAACCTTAACGCTGGGAAACAGACGTGGAGGCAGGGAACGGCCCTCGCCCACGGGGTCTCCATCACCGATGCCTGCCTGGGCTGGGAAGAGACCGAGCTTCTTCTGAACGAACTGGCCGATTCACTCGTTGCCAAACCCGCCTGA
- a CDS encoding TatD family hydrolase, with the protein MLIDTHTHLDDARYNDDRDLMMARAKESGVEAFITIGCDLATSRAAVDLADHHPVVYASIGVHPHEVIRIGENWYDEFRCLARHPKVVAYGEIGLDYHYNHSPPEEQRTRFREQLQLARELKLPVIIHTREAQSDTITILREEKASEIGGVFHCFSGDAWLAKDALDLGFYLSFSGILTFPNAKMLREIAGQIPLDRVLIETDCPYLTPVPYRGKRNEPAYVSLVAKQLAAIHAGRQDLSIERIGELTTENAKRLFKIG; encoded by the coding sequence ATGCTGATCGATACCCACACGCATCTCGACGATGCCCGGTACAACGACGATCGAGACCTCATGATGGCCCGGGCGAAGGAGTCTGGCGTGGAGGCCTTCATCACCATCGGCTGTGATCTTGCGACCAGCAGAGCCGCCGTCGATTTGGCCGACCACCATCCTGTTGTCTACGCGTCGATCGGCGTGCATCCGCATGAAGTCATCCGCATCGGCGAAAATTGGTACGATGAATTCCGATGCCTTGCCCGCCATCCCAAGGTCGTGGCCTACGGCGAAATCGGTCTCGATTACCACTACAATCATTCACCTCCCGAGGAACAACGAACACGTTTTCGAGAGCAGCTCCAACTCGCACGGGAGCTGAAACTGCCCGTGATCATTCACACCAGGGAAGCACAAAGCGATACGATCACCATCTTACGGGAAGAAAAGGCTTCGGAAATCGGCGGGGTATTTCACTGTTTTTCCGGCGACGCCTGGCTTGCCAAAGATGCACTCGACCTGGGATTTTACTTGTCCTTTTCGGGTATTCTGACATTTCCCAACGCCAAGATGCTGCGCGAAATTGCAGGGCAGATTCCTTTGGACAGAGTACTGATCGAAACCGACTGTCCCTACCTCACCCCCGTGCCCTACCGCGGGAAGCGCAACGAGCCTGCCTACGTTTCGCTTGTCGCCAAACAATTGGCGGCGATCCATGCCGGCCGCCAAGATCTTTCAATCGAACGCATTGGCGAGTTGACGACCGAGAATGCCAAGAGACTGTTCAAAATCGGTTGA
- a CDS encoding NYN domain-containing protein: MHLIIDGYNLLAVITRGGRAAFGSEAAREFLLDRLAAYRRHKGHVVTVVFDGWQHGYPLEGREHRSGVQVLYSRRGEQADIVIRRMAEEFGADCAIVSSDREVGDHAKSYGAFVISAQEFAGRLGDGRRSVPGIAHKELDDGEDERPRRSPDKRGNPRKLPKNERRRNRRLNRF; the protein is encoded by the coding sequence ATGCACCTGATCATCGATGGGTACAACCTCCTTGCTGTGATAACACGGGGGGGCCGTGCTGCGTTCGGTTCAGAGGCGGCGCGAGAGTTCTTATTGGATCGGCTCGCCGCATATCGGCGGCACAAAGGACATGTGGTCACGGTGGTATTCGACGGATGGCAACATGGATATCCATTGGAGGGGCGAGAACATCGCTCCGGCGTGCAGGTCTTGTATTCGAGGCGTGGAGAACAGGCCGATATCGTCATTCGACGCATGGCCGAAGAGTTCGGTGCCGACTGCGCGATAGTGAGTTCAGATCGCGAAGTAGGCGATCATGCCAAATCCTATGGAGCATTCGTGATTTCGGCGCAGGAGTTTGCCGGCAGGTTGGGCGATGGTCGACGGTCCGTGCCCGGTATCGCGCATAAGGAGCTGGACGATGGAGAAGACGAGCGGCCGAGGCGTAGCCCCGACAAACGAGGAAATCCTCGCAAGCTGCCCAAGAATGAGCGGCGACGCAACAGGCGGCTCAACCGATTTTGA
- a CDS encoding N-acetylmuramoyl-L-alanine amidase: protein MLMAISRIISFLTLICLFVVPDPSQAAGSNGQDQQGKMKRSKGSQVSIAPTTLGLTTIQNLRTAISPGSIRLVLDLDRRTKAPKMPKPQAEGVVIEILNATLAKSAQLKVANGTIEKPFVVTQSSERSVAISLPAGSFQTYRMISLSNPPRLVMDVVPSNQTIPAATQESGIPPVTFEPPMQPIPPKAKSFTTIVIDPGHGGKDPGAHGQKGTEEKDITLKVGLKLRDILSKQPGIRVLMTRERDIFIELEDRAKFANRHEADLFVSIHVNSHPQRSVKGIEIYHFGEAKDQRALEVAARENGTPLNNTGVGWEYLVADLLASKKIEASLELAWSTKEAMVTYLNGTYTLIDHGVKTAPFYVLRFTSMPSILAEIAYISNAHEEDLLRTNAFTTHVAESLHEGVRAYLAASKQTGR from the coding sequence ATGCTGATGGCTATCAGCCGAATCATCTCTTTCCTCACGTTGATTTGTCTGTTCGTTGTTCCCGATCCATCGCAGGCCGCTGGATCGAACGGGCAGGATCAGCAGGGAAAGATGAAACGTTCGAAAGGATCTCAGGTCAGCATCGCTCCAACAACATTGGGGCTGACCACGATCCAGAACCTGAGAACGGCAATATCGCCGGGGTCCATCCGACTGGTTCTCGATCTTGATCGCCGCACCAAAGCCCCGAAAATGCCGAAGCCTCAGGCAGAAGGCGTCGTCATTGAGATTCTCAATGCCACACTCGCCAAGTCTGCACAACTGAAGGTGGCCAACGGCACGATTGAAAAACCCTTTGTTGTGACTCAATCATCCGAGCGATCCGTGGCGATATCCCTGCCCGCCGGTTCATTTCAAACGTATAGGATGATCTCCCTCTCCAACCCGCCCAGGCTGGTGATGGACGTGGTGCCCTCGAATCAGACTATTCCCGCGGCAACGCAGGAGTCCGGGATCCCACCCGTCACTTTCGAGCCGCCGATGCAGCCGATTCCTCCAAAAGCCAAATCCTTCACGACTATCGTCATCGATCCCGGCCACGGCGGAAAAGATCCCGGCGCGCATGGACAGAAGGGCACCGAAGAAAAAGACATCACGCTGAAAGTCGGCCTGAAACTTCGAGACATCCTGAGCAAGCAGCCGGGCATCCGAGTCCTCATGACTCGCGAGCGGGATATCTTCATTGAATTGGAGGACCGGGCAAAATTTGCGAACCGCCACGAGGCGGACCTCTTTGTGTCCATCCATGTCAATTCACATCCGCAGCGCTCGGTCAAAGGGATCGAAATCTACCATTTCGGAGAAGCCAAGGACCAACGGGCACTGGAAGTCGCAGCCCGAGAAAACGGTACGCCGCTGAACAATACCGGTGTCGGATGGGAGTATCTGGTGGCAGACCTTCTGGCGTCGAAAAAAATCGAAGCGTCTCTCGAACTCGCCTGGAGCACCAAAGAAGCGATGGTCACCTATTTGAACGGAACCTATACTCTGATCGACCATGGCGTCAAAACCGCGCCGTTCTATGTGCTTCGCTTCACCAGCATGCCGAGTATCCTCGCCGAGATCGCCTACATCTCGAATGCCCACGAGGAAGATCTTCTGCGGACCAACGCGTTCACCACGCACGTCGCCGAGTCGCTACACGAAGGCGTCAGGGCCTATCTCGCGGCCTCCAAGCAAACGGGGCGATGA
- the truA gene encoding tRNA pseudouridine(38-40) synthase TruA, translating into MPTVKLILEYDGTNYAGWQRQPDQPTIQEAVESALYLLTQSHASVIAAGRTDAGVHALGQVASFRINKAWTAAEWIRGFNARLPKDIAVRSAAIMPDEFHARYAARGKLYEYRIVNRPERPAVARTYSWHIGPFLKIEPMIQAGNALIGSHDFSSFEGTLTDNEDPMCNIQQLTVTRQDDRLNIHIYADRFLKHMVRNIVGTLVEIGHGKRSVMNISEILAARDRRRAGRTAPPQGLFLVKVDYATIS; encoded by the coding sequence ATGCCTACCGTCAAATTAATCCTGGAATACGACGGTACGAACTATGCCGGGTGGCAGCGGCAGCCTGACCAACCGACCATTCAGGAAGCGGTGGAATCAGCGCTATACCTTCTCACGCAGTCTCATGCTTCCGTGATTGCAGCCGGACGGACCGATGCCGGGGTGCATGCCCTTGGACAAGTGGCCAGCTTTCGCATCAACAAGGCTTGGACAGCAGCCGAATGGATCCGCGGATTCAATGCCAGACTGCCCAAGGACATCGCGGTTCGATCGGCTGCCATCATGCCGGACGAGTTCCATGCGCGCTACGCCGCTCGGGGAAAGTTGTACGAATATCGCATCGTGAACCGGCCTGAACGGCCGGCCGTCGCCAGAACATACTCTTGGCATATCGGACCATTTCTCAAGATCGAGCCCATGATCCAAGCCGGAAACGCGCTGATCGGCTCGCATGATTTTTCATCTTTCGAAGGGACGTTGACGGACAATGAAGACCCGATGTGCAACATTCAACAATTAACCGTGACGAGGCAGGACGATCGCCTGAACATACACATCTACGCCGATCGATTCCTCAAGCACATGGTCCGAAATATCGTAGGAACGCTGGTAGAAATCGGGCATGGCAAGCGATCGGTCATGAATATTTCGGAGATTCTCGCGGCACGGGATAGAAGGAGGGCAGGGCGGACAGCGCCTCCTCAAGGCCTGTTTCTCGTGAAGGTCGATTATGCAACCATTTCATGA
- a CDS encoding PsiF family protein, whose protein sequence is MKIAVSVVLSCVVVIAGMAPVVGAASPQQNKMKACNAAADEKGLIGEGKGEERKAFVKECLSAKSPKSGKTAQQEKMKTCNKEAGSKKLTGDDRKAFMSTCLSS, encoded by the coding sequence ATGAAGATTGCCGTCTCGGTGGTCCTGTCGTGCGTTGTCGTAATCGCGGGAATGGCGCCCGTGGTCGGAGCGGCCTCTCCCCAGCAGAACAAGATGAAGGCCTGTAATGCGGCAGCCGATGAAAAAGGGTTGATCGGAGAAGGGAAGGGCGAAGAACGGAAGGCGTTCGTGAAGGAATGCCTGTCTGCGAAATCCCCGAAGAGCGGGAAAACCGCTCAACAGGAAAAAATGAAGACGTGCAATAAGGAGGCGGGTTCGAAGAAGCTGACTGGAGACGACCGCAAAGCATTCATGAGTACGTGTCTATCCAGTTGA
- the cysE gene encoding serine O-acetyltransferase produces MLNAIRKDLQAVFDRDPSATSRVEVILTYAGFHALLAYRIAHWLRDLGVPFFPRAVSQLARWMTGIEIHPAAKIGTGFFIDHGMGVVIGETAEIGDYVTLFQGVTLGGTGKERGKRHPTLGNHVVVGAGAKILGGIQIGNNVKVGANSVVLKNVSANSTVIGVPARVIKAQGERLPDATMDHINLPDPVSDRLLELEHELIELRKKVENPDPYPPR; encoded by the coding sequence ATGTTGAACGCGATACGCAAGGACCTTCAAGCCGTCTTTGACCGTGACCCATCGGCGACCAGCCGTGTGGAAGTCATTCTCACGTATGCCGGCTTCCATGCGCTGCTCGCGTATCGCATCGCTCATTGGCTGAGGGATTTAGGGGTGCCATTTTTCCCTCGAGCCGTCTCACAGCTGGCCCGTTGGATGACGGGAATTGAAATCCATCCCGCCGCGAAGATCGGGACAGGGTTCTTCATCGATCACGGCATGGGGGTCGTCATTGGTGAAACGGCGGAAATCGGCGATTATGTGACCCTGTTTCAGGGAGTGACGCTGGGGGGGACGGGGAAGGAACGCGGGAAACGGCATCCGACGCTCGGCAATCATGTCGTCGTCGGCGCCGGCGCCAAGATTTTAGGTGGAATCCAGATCGGCAACAATGTGAAGGTTGGCGCGAACTCCGTCGTCCTCAAGAACGTGTCCGCCAATTCGACCGTCATCGGCGTGCCGGCTCGCGTCATCAAGGCGCAAGGCGAACGTTTGCCGGATGCCACTATGGACCACATCAACCTGCCGGACCCGGTCAGTGACCGGTTGTTGGAACTTGAACACGAATTGATCGAGCTTCGAAAGAAAGTTGAAAACCCCGACCCTTACCCTCCTCGCTGA
- the ispF gene encoding 2-C-methyl-D-erythritol 2,4-cyclodiphosphate synthase: MVKGSRIGYGYDVHPMVTGRKLILGGIEIPHGKGLQGHSDSDVLVHAVCDALLGAMGEGDLGRHYPSSDHRYKGISSLKLLEDVMGKLKTKGYRIGNIDTVIVAQAPRLASHLAAMQKKIAEVAGIDPDLVNVKVKSGEGLDAVGQEEGMAAHAVCLIDPAGPS; encoded by the coding sequence ATGGTGAAAGGATCGCGCATCGGCTACGGGTATGACGTCCATCCTATGGTGACAGGACGAAAGCTGATCCTTGGGGGCATCGAGATTCCGCACGGGAAGGGCCTTCAGGGTCATTCCGATTCGGACGTCCTTGTCCATGCCGTCTGTGACGCGCTCCTGGGCGCGATGGGGGAGGGCGATTTGGGAAGACACTATCCAAGCTCGGATCACAGGTACAAGGGAATCTCGAGTCTGAAACTATTGGAAGACGTCATGGGTAAGCTTAAGACCAAAGGTTATCGGATCGGGAACATCGATACGGTGATCGTGGCCCAGGCGCCCCGTTTGGCTTCACACCTCGCAGCGATGCAGAAGAAGATCGCAGAAGTGGCAGGAATCGATCCCGATCTCGTGAATGTCAAGGTCAAGAGCGGAGAAGGTCTGGATGCTGTCGGACAAGAAGAGGGCATGGCGGCCCATGCGGTGTGTTTGATTGATCCGGCCGGCCCGTCGTAA
- the ispD gene encoding 2-C-methyl-D-erythritol 4-phosphate cytidylyltransferase translates to MSGEVLSSERMKVAAIVPAAGRGLRMGGSVPKQFLSIGGLPLVVHSLRALQASAAIDVIVLAVPQTDIAYCRNEIVEAHGFTKVTQIIAGGKERQDSVRNALAAVPEDIDIVVVHDAVRPFLGPEMIHDVILSARSRGAAIVALPMRDTVKQVGADRVIERTLDRRPLWLAQTPQAFRRDWLLDAHRRAQLEGVLATDDAYLIEWAGHSVSVVEGSGENIKVTRPEDMIIGEAIMASRRSSL, encoded by the coding sequence GTGAGCGGTGAAGTCCTCTCCTCCGAACGGATGAAAGTTGCGGCGATCGTTCCCGCGGCGGGACGCGGGTTGCGGATGGGCGGGTCCGTGCCCAAGCAGTTTCTGTCCATCGGCGGTCTGCCCCTCGTCGTACATTCCCTCAGAGCCCTCCAAGCCTCCGCTGCGATTGATGTCATAGTTCTCGCTGTGCCGCAGACCGATATTGCCTATTGTAGGAATGAAATCGTCGAGGCGCACGGCTTCACCAAGGTGACCCAGATCATTGCAGGAGGAAAGGAACGTCAGGATTCTGTCAGAAATGCTCTGGCGGCCGTGCCGGAAGACATCGACATCGTCGTCGTGCATGACGCAGTCCGGCCGTTTCTCGGACCCGAGATGATCCATGACGTGATTCTGTCCGCCCGATCGCGAGGGGCCGCCATCGTGGCATTGCCTATGAGAGACACTGTCAAACAGGTTGGAGCGGATCGTGTCATTGAGCGCACGCTGGACCGCCGCCCGCTTTGGCTGGCGCAGACTCCCCAGGCATTCAGGCGGGACTGGTTGCTGGACGCGCATCGACGGGCCCAGCTCGAGGGCGTACTGGCCACCGATGACGCATACCTCATCGAATGGGCAGGTCATTCTGTTTCGGTCGTTGAGGGAAGCGGTGAAAACATCAAGGTTACGAGACCGGAAGACATGATTATTGGAGAGGCTATCATGGCCTCTCGGCGTTCTTCTCTGTAG
- a CDS encoding PIN/TRAM domain-containing protein, protein MVSRAIFVLLSALAGMALFQADDASASFWIYGFGIGAATGGLIVAGEYALRNLSFGIIAGATGGLAVGLLLTGLIEWVGGEIFDVQTFLFHIGGLVFLLGLPYLGLVLGARFGKERFPSVEQKFYGPSGNAVYSKVLDTSVIIDGRVADLCETGFLEGTFLVPHFILDELQHIADSSDSLKRARGRRGLDILNKIQKMPGVDVRIIDEDFPQVKEVDAKLVVMAKKMDAKIITNDLNLNKVAELQGVRVLNINELCNALRPVVLPGETIRVFVLKEGKEAGQGVAYLDDGTMIVVDNARRHIGKNIDVVVTSVLQTTAGRMIFTRLKEDTEREELQVARV, encoded by the coding sequence GCGTCGTTCTGGATATACGGATTTGGTATAGGGGCCGCAACCGGAGGATTGATCGTTGCCGGCGAATATGCGCTCAGGAACTTGTCATTCGGCATCATTGCAGGGGCGACAGGCGGGTTGGCGGTAGGCCTCTTGTTGACAGGTCTCATCGAATGGGTGGGTGGCGAGATTTTCGACGTACAGACGTTTTTGTTCCACATCGGCGGCCTCGTGTTTCTGCTCGGACTGCCGTATCTGGGACTGGTATTGGGAGCCCGTTTCGGCAAGGAGCGGTTTCCCAGTGTAGAGCAAAAGTTCTATGGTCCGTCCGGCAATGCGGTGTATTCAAAAGTTCTGGATACCAGCGTCATTATCGACGGCCGTGTCGCCGATTTATGCGAAACAGGGTTTCTTGAAGGCACGTTTCTCGTCCCCCATTTCATTCTTGATGAATTACAGCACATTGCCGATTCATCGGATTCTTTGAAGCGTGCCAGGGGGCGTCGGGGGCTGGATATTTTGAATAAGATTCAAAAAATGCCCGGAGTCGATGTACGGATCATCGACGAAGATTTCCCTCAAGTGAAAGAAGTCGATGCGAAGCTGGTGGTCATGGCCAAGAAAATGGATGCCAAAATCATCACCAATGACCTGAACTTGAACAAGGTTGCGGAACTGCAGGGTGTCCGTGTGTTGAATATCAACGAACTGTGTAATGCATTGCGTCCCGTTGTCCTTCCCGGAGAGACCATCCGAGTCTTCGTGCTGAAGGAAGGAAAAGAGGCTGGACAAGGCGTGGCGTATCTCGATGACGGCACCATGATCGTGGTGGACAATGCCAGACGACATATTGGCAAGAATATCGATGTGGTGGTGACCAGCGTTCTCCAAACGACGGCCGGACGCATGATCTTTACCCGTCTCAAGGAAGATACGGAACGGGAGGAGCTGCAAGTCGCCCGTGTCTGA